The Candidatus Krumholzibacteriota bacterium genome contains a region encoding:
- a CDS encoding MFS transporter translates to MNRNTAYAARILAIMLLVFCASSMIRPLLDLHMKLVGINNGYIGKVAMMWEAGALVAAMALLPLLRRISSRRLLIISLFVFFSLVITSPFIHKTSVAVVARFLMGCMTMLIHLTCIAGILRINGNRNHATVLAVITASASGTKALGTSALGFIGIEGNLSFFIVAAILGLAIPLACSGNIPSTGTGQHDNTGMFTSRVFPLAAAWLLILVFCVGACRNALVTFLPIHAIEIGLRPETGAMLLSSSFLGALLLAIPLGKIGDTFGHRSTLAITATSVVGASIVLLRTQNLIGLLVASSFLLGGGLMAIRDLGMAFWTSRREDNTGVLAWCSLAGGVGSGLGIFGTGMLMDSFGPSALGWVVFATGMVILFIAMRTNSRNTMDSGQVNPVEMTEKREFVS, encoded by the coding sequence GTGAACAGGAATACGGCTTACGCTGCCCGTATCCTTGCCATAATGCTGCTCGTTTTCTGCGCCTCCTCCATGATCCGGCCCCTGCTCGACCTGCACATGAAACTCGTCGGCATCAACAACGGATATATCGGCAAGGTCGCCATGATGTGGGAAGCCGGCGCTCTTGTCGCAGCAATGGCCCTGCTCCCTCTGCTCAGGAGGATCAGTTCCCGCAGGCTGCTCATAATATCTCTATTCGTATTCTTCTCCCTTGTCATTACCTCCCCGTTTATCCATAAGACATCAGTCGCTGTCGTGGCTCGCTTCCTGATGGGCTGCATGACGATGCTTATTCATCTGACTTGTATCGCGGGAATACTCAGGATAAACGGCAACCGCAATCACGCGACCGTTCTGGCTGTCATCACCGCTTCGGCCAGTGGAACGAAAGCGCTCGGAACATCGGCACTGGGATTCATAGGTATCGAGGGCAACCTTTCCTTTTTCATTGTAGCTGCCATTCTCGGATTGGCAATACCACTGGCTTGTTCGGGTAATATCCCCAGCACCGGGACCGGTCAACATGATAATACCGGAATGTTCACGTCCCGTGTCTTCCCGCTGGCAGCCGCGTGGCTATTGATACTTGTATTCTGTGTCGGGGCGTGCCGCAATGCTCTCGTGACTTTTCTTCCCATACACGCGATCGAGATAGGATTGCGGCCGGAGACCGGTGCGATGCTGCTTTCTTCTTCATTCCTGGGAGCCCTCCTTCTTGCTATTCCCCTCGGGAAGATCGGTGACACATTCGGACACCGGAGCACTCTCGCCATAACCGCCACCTCGGTAGTAGGAGCATCGATCGTCCTGCTCCGGACCCAGAACCTGATCGGGCTTCTGGTCGCCTCTTCTTTCCTTCTGGGAGGAGGACTGATGGCCATTCGCGACCTCGGTATGGCATTCTGGACCTCCAGGCGCGAGGATAATACCGGCGTTCTGGCATGGTGCTCACTGGCTGGAGGAGTCGGATCGGGCCTCGGAATCTTCGGGACCGGGATGCTGATGGATTCCTTCGGGCCGTCAGCGCTTGGATGGGTTGTTTTCGCGACAGGCATGGTGATTCTTTTCATCGCGATGCGGACCAATAGTCGAAACACTATGGACAGTGGACAGGTAAATCCGGTAGAAATGACTGAAAAGAGGGAGTTTGTCTCATGA